One part of the Longimicrobium sp. genome encodes these proteins:
- a CDS encoding protein-disulfide reductase DsbD family protein has translation MIRNRILLAALAAAILPGWATAQSPPSLVRAASDRPVEVELRSAARTVAPGDTILVAIRLRPNAGWHTYWRHAGDVGSAPEVTWRLPDGFTAAPLRWPTPERIESPPLASYGYEREVHLLGAVHVPASARVGSIANVVAALSVVVCELECVAGDVEVALAVPVAARTIADETVARAFAAEAAHVPARRDGWTFSAAVDSTNVMLHAYPPAGAIAGGRTPPRVEFFIDSTGVIDHAAQPRVRTWPAGLEMQIGRSAYAAGTPSRITGVLAIDTAASPGGGAPRMMLEVDAPVVAMAQLAAVAPPAPGAGAGWVALATAGLLALLGGTMLNLMPCVLPVLSIKALGIAEAAAHDARTARRHVLLFGAGVLVSMWALVGVLLALRAAGSEVGWGYQLQNPAVVGALALVIFAAALNMAGVFDLMPVGGSLSAAATRAPKDVEAFLGGVLVTALATPCSAPFLAAAVAYAVTAGAAASFVVFTALGLGLVWPLAMVAAVPRLRAWLPKPGAWMVTLRQVLAFPLFATVVWLAWVLGRQAGVGAMVVLLAACTLLAFGLWALGRFGTLAAPAGGRRFAQLLAFASAAGALALVSGARAQGASVPRAVQAGSAASAEGALAWRPYSAALLEAQRDSGRIVLLDFTADWCLTCKVNERVAFGTEAVRTAIRDRDVVLLRADWTTRDPAVTRALAAFGRTSVPFVVVYPRARDAAPIVMPTLLTSGMVTGALDRAAASPSPALRQTAPASKRIQPSLTLGGTP, from the coding sequence ATGATCCGCAATCGCATTCTCCTGGCCGCCCTCGCGGCGGCCATCCTCCCGGGCTGGGCCACGGCGCAGTCGCCGCCATCGCTGGTGCGCGCCGCGTCCGACCGTCCCGTCGAGGTCGAGCTCCGAAGCGCGGCCCGGACGGTGGCGCCGGGCGACACGATCCTCGTGGCGATCCGGCTGCGCCCGAACGCGGGGTGGCACACGTACTGGCGTCACGCGGGGGACGTGGGCAGCGCGCCGGAAGTCACCTGGCGCCTGCCGGACGGCTTTACCGCCGCGCCGCTCCGCTGGCCGACGCCGGAGCGCATCGAATCGCCACCGCTCGCGTCGTACGGCTACGAGCGCGAGGTGCACCTCCTCGGCGCGGTGCACGTGCCGGCGTCCGCGCGTGTGGGATCGATCGCGAACGTCGTGGCGGCCCTCTCGGTGGTGGTGTGCGAGCTGGAGTGCGTCGCGGGGGATGTGGAGGTCGCGCTCGCCGTGCCCGTGGCCGCCCGGACTATCGCGGACGAGACGGTCGCCCGCGCGTTCGCCGCGGAGGCCGCGCACGTCCCGGCTCGGCGTGACGGCTGGACGTTCAGCGCGGCAGTCGATTCCACGAACGTGATGCTGCACGCGTATCCGCCCGCGGGCGCCATCGCCGGGGGGCGTACCCCGCCGCGCGTGGAGTTCTTCATCGACTCGACGGGGGTGATCGACCACGCGGCGCAGCCCCGGGTGCGCACGTGGCCCGCCGGCCTGGAGATGCAGATCGGCCGCTCCGCGTACGCGGCCGGGACGCCCTCCCGGATCACCGGGGTGCTCGCGATCGACACCGCCGCGTCCCCGGGTGGCGGCGCGCCCCGCATGATGCTGGAAGTGGATGCGCCGGTCGTCGCCATGGCGCAGCTCGCCGCCGTGGCGCCGCCGGCTCCGGGCGCGGGCGCGGGATGGGTCGCGCTCGCGACCGCGGGGCTGCTCGCGCTGCTTGGCGGAACGATGCTCAACCTGATGCCCTGCGTGCTTCCCGTGCTCTCGATCAAGGCGCTGGGGATCGCGGAGGCGGCCGCACACGATGCGCGGACTGCGCGGCGGCACGTGCTGCTGTTCGGGGCCGGCGTGCTCGTGTCGATGTGGGCGCTCGTGGGCGTGCTGCTCGCGCTGCGCGCCGCCGGCTCGGAGGTCGGATGGGGCTACCAGCTGCAGAATCCCGCGGTGGTCGGCGCGCTCGCGCTCGTCATCTTCGCGGCGGCGCTGAACATGGCGGGCGTGTTCGACCTGATGCCAGTCGGCGGGAGTCTCTCCGCCGCGGCGACCCGTGCGCCCAAGGACGTAGAAGCCTTCCTGGGCGGGGTGCTCGTCACCGCGCTGGCGACGCCGTGCTCCGCCCCGTTCCTTGCGGCGGCGGTCGCGTACGCGGTCACGGCGGGGGCGGCCGCGTCGTTCGTGGTGTTCACGGCGCTGGGGCTGGGCCTGGTCTGGCCCCTTGCGATGGTGGCCGCGGTGCCGCGCCTGCGTGCTTGGCTGCCCAAGCCGGGCGCCTGGATGGTCACGCTGCGCCAGGTACTCGCCTTTCCGCTCTTCGCGACGGTCGTGTGGCTTGCCTGGGTGCTCGGCCGCCAGGCCGGGGTGGGCGCGATGGTCGTGCTGCTCGCCGCATGCACCCTGCTGGCGTTCGGCCTGTGGGCGCTCGGCCGGTTCGGCACCCTGGCGGCACCGGCGGGTGGCCGCCGGTTCGCCCAGCTGCTCGCGTTTGCGTCGGCCGCCGGCGCGCTCGCGCTCGTCTCGGGCGCACGCGCGCAGGGTGCGTCAGTGCCGCGCGCGGTGCAGGCGGGGAGCGCGGCATCGGCCGAGGGCGCGCTGGCGTGGCGGCCGTACAGCGCGGCGCTGCTGGAGGCACAGCGCGACAGCGGCCGCATCGTCCTGCTGGATTTCACCGCCGACTGGTGCCTCACCTGCAAGGTCAACGAGCGCGTCGCGTTCGGAACGGAGGCGGTGCGCACGGCAATCCGTGATCGCGACGTCGTGCTGCTGCGTGCCGACTGGACCACGCGCGACCCCGCCGTGACGCGCGCACTCGCCGCGTTCGGGCGCACCAGCGTGCCGTTCGTCGTCGTCTACCCCCGCGCGCGCGATGCGGCGCCCATCGTCATGCCTACGCTGCTTACCTCCGGCATGGTGACCGGGGCGCTCGACCGCGCCGCGGCATCACCGTCCCCAGCCCTACGGCAGACGGCGCCGGCCAGCAAACGAATCCAACCCTCACTCACCCTCGGAGGTACGCCATGA
- a CDS encoding serine hydrolase domain-containing protein has product MSKTLRVVIASLLAAAPALSAAQAQEARTAHRPVSGPRPSATALAALADSLVKTQLLAQGVPSASIVVTRGGETLLQRAWGMADVAGGRAADPNTVYAIGSNSKQFTAALVLKLVERGRLTLGDSIGRHLSGLRPEWRAITIEQLLNHTSGLQRSYVDRSRIEANLPGDSLIAQAARDTMASRPGTAFLYSNTGYMILGVLVEKLYGKPYAAVLRDEIARPLGLSALRSCGEVAAGAGASGYVRSEEGTLAPPPAVHPSQQLGAGGVCSTAADLAKWNRALHGGRVLSAASYRAMTTPRGPAVAQDYGFGLTVGPAPWGGPAITHGGQDVTGFVSEHGWYPADSLSVTLLYNVYPRVAPGGTHVIAALALGHTPPAARAPAPQPAVAGTPATSITGEEARRQFVGEYEMRPGAVFRVSFEEGSFVVATPWGEKGRLVHQSGATFERGSAGSGNTITFLADAEGRVVGFEARDAGSPGRRLRKIR; this is encoded by the coding sequence ATGTCCAAAACACTCCGCGTCGTCATCGCCTCTCTGCTGGCCGCGGCCCCGGCGCTTTCCGCTGCCCAGGCGCAGGAGGCCAGGACTGCGCATCGCCCGGTGAGCGGCCCTCGGCCCTCCGCCACGGCGCTTGCGGCGCTCGCCGATTCGCTGGTGAAGACGCAGCTGCTCGCGCAGGGCGTGCCCAGCGCGTCGATCGTGGTTACGCGCGGCGGCGAAACGCTGCTGCAGCGCGCGTGGGGGATGGCGGATGTCGCGGGGGGCCGCGCGGCGGACCCGAACACGGTCTACGCGATCGGCTCGAACAGCAAGCAGTTCACCGCCGCCCTGGTACTCAAGCTCGTGGAGCGCGGCCGGCTGACGCTCGGCGATTCCATCGGCCGCCACCTCTCCGGGCTGCGCCCCGAGTGGCGGGCGATCACCATCGAACAGCTCCTGAACCACACCTCCGGACTGCAGCGGAGCTACGTGGACCGGTCCCGCATCGAGGCGAACCTCCCTGGCGACTCGCTGATCGCGCAGGCGGCGCGCGACACCATGGCCTCGCGGCCCGGCACAGCGTTCCTCTACTCGAACACCGGGTACATGATCCTTGGCGTTCTCGTCGAAAAGCTGTACGGCAAGCCGTACGCGGCGGTGCTGCGGGACGAAATCGCGCGGCCGCTCGGGCTGTCCGCGCTCCGGTCGTGCGGAGAGGTCGCGGCGGGCGCGGGGGCCAGCGGATACGTGCGCTCCGAGGAGGGGACGCTGGCGCCGCCTCCCGCCGTCCATCCCTCGCAGCAGCTCGGCGCCGGCGGCGTCTGCTCCACCGCGGCGGACCTGGCCAAGTGGAACCGGGCGCTCCATGGCGGGCGGGTGCTCTCCGCGGCCTCGTACCGGGCGATGACCACGCCGCGCGGCCCAGCGGTGGCGCAGGACTACGGCTTCGGGCTGACCGTCGGTCCCGCGCCGTGGGGCGGCCCGGCCATCACGCACGGCGGCCAGGACGTGACGGGATTCGTGTCGGAGCACGGCTGGTACCCGGCCGATTCGCTGTCGGTGACCCTCCTGTACAACGTCTACCCCCGTGTGGCCCCGGGGGGCACCCACGTGATCGCGGCGCTCGCGCTCGGCCACACCCCGCCGGCCGCGCGCGCCCCCGCGCCTCAGCCCGCCGTCGCCGGCACCCCGGCGACGAGCATCACGGGAGAGGAAGCGCGCCGGCAGTTCGTGGGCGAGTACGAGATGCGGCCCGGCGCGGTGTTCAGGGTCAGCTTCGAGGAGGGCTCCTTCGTCGTCGCGACGCCTTGGGGCGAGAAGGGGCGGCTGGTGCACCAGTCGGGCGCGACCTTCGAGCGCGGGAGCGCCGGTTCCGGGAACACCATCACCTTTCTCGCTGACGCGGAGGGCCGGGTCGTGGGATTCGAGGCGCGGGATGCGGGGAGCCCCGGACGCCGCCTGCGGAAGATCCGGTAG